A single genomic interval of Pyrus communis chromosome 7, drPyrComm1.1, whole genome shotgun sequence harbors:
- the LOC137738713 gene encoding GATA transcription factor 12-like, which translates to MELPEFHHGGYFNGGAAKLLPGDKPTVGDFTVEDLLDFSNEDPFVTTAADGGGFHDPAADSSAVTAVDSCNSSASGGEPHFSCNRSFDDSQFSGDLCVPYDDLAELEWLSNFVEDSFSADMDLQSLQFLSVSNTTKPQTPETCSSSETPQNAPLFPSETPLPGKARSKRSRAAPGDWSTRFLHLITPNNDTKPPKTTLPKKRDGAIGSGNSNSGSDSSGRKCLHCAAEKTPQWRTGPMGPKTLCNACGVRYKSGRLVPEYRPAASPTFVSARHSNSHRKVLELRRQKEVQRSHHHHHQFLSPGSIFGVSNGGHDEYLIHHHNVNDFRQMM; encoded by the exons ATGGAACTACCCGAGTTCCACCACGGCGGCTACTTCAACGGCGGAGCCGCCAAGTTATTGCCGGGAGACAAGCCTACCGTCGGCGACTTCACCGTTGAAGACCTACTCGACTTCTCTAATGAAGACCCCTTCGTCACCACCGCCGCTGACGGCGGAGGCTTCCATGACCCCGCCGCGGATTCCTCCGCGGTCACCGCCGTTGACAGCTGTAATTCCTCTGCTTCTGGCGGAGAGCCTCATTTCTCCTGCAACCGGAGCTTCGACGACTCCCAGTTCTCCGGCGACCTCTGCGTTCCG TACGATGACTTGGCGGAGCTGGAATGGCTGTCGAACTTTGTGGAGGATTCCTTCTCAGCAGACATGGATTTACAATCTCTCCAGTTCCTCTCCGTAAGTAACACAACGAAACCTCAAACCCCCGAAACGTGTTCATCCTCCGAAACGCCTCAAAACGCACCGCTTTTCCCCTCCGAAACGCCTCTCCCGGGCAAGGCCCGAAGCAAACGCTCACGCGCCGCCCCCGGGGACTGGTCCACGCGCTTCCTCCACCTCATTACTCCCAACAACGACACCAAACCTCCCAAAACGACATTGCCTAAGAAGAGAGATGGAGCCATTGGTAGTGGCAATTCAAATTCAGGTTCGGACTCTTCAGGCCGCAAATGCCTCCATTGTGCAGCAGAAAAGACTCCGCAATGGCGGACTGGGCCCATGGGCCCTAAAACTCTTTGCAACGCTTGTGGGGTCCGGTATAAGTCGGGTCGACTTGTTCCCGAGTACCGGCCCGCCGCGAGCCCCACTTTCGTGTCGGCTAGGCACTCCAATTCGCACAGGAAGGTTTTGGAGCTGCGAAGACAGAAGGAGGTCCAGAGatcacatcatcatcatcatcaatttCTTAGTCCAGGTTCCATTTTTGGTGTATCCAACGGTGGTCATGATGAGTACTTGATCCATCATCATAACGTGAATGATTTTCGGCAGATGATGTAG